From a region of the Campylobacter showae genome:
- the murC gene encoding UDP-N-acetylmuramate--L-alanine ligase — protein sequence MVECKKVHFIGIGGIGISAIARFLHEKGFIISGSDIKESPTTRELAAQGIDVITPHSKAAIKDQDFVIYSAAIKPDNVELVEAQSKGLKCLSRKESLPMVLEGKRVFSVAGAHGKSTTSAMLSSLVEGSVIIGAISKQFGSNMKYEPCDNVIFEADESDSSFLNSNPYLAVVTNAEPEHMEHYGYDLEKFHAAYRGFLERAKVRVINAEDEFLGTLKLDAVRLYPSVDITELSMIVRDFVPYTAFNLKNLGKFEVLGMGEHIAVDASLAILAALNETSLAQIRQNLLNFKGIKKRFDILTASRKFVLIDDYAHHPTEIKATLQSVFEYAKLLGITKITSIFQPHRFTRLSANLQGFKECFEGIDELVILPVYAAGETPIDINLKEEFKHYNPVMTQKVAREGEGIAFTDEFGVKNLLDDGLVIGFGAGDITYQLRGDA from the coding sequence TTCATTTTATCGGTATCGGCGGTATCGGTATCTCGGCGATCGCGCGCTTTTTGCACGAAAAGGGCTTCATCATCAGCGGTAGCGACATCAAAGAAAGCCCGACCACGCGCGAGCTAGCCGCGCAGGGCATCGACGTCATCACGCCGCACAGCAAGGCCGCGATCAAGGATCAGGACTTCGTCATCTACTCGGCCGCAATAAAACCCGATAACGTCGAACTAGTCGAGGCTCAAAGTAAAGGGCTAAAGTGCCTATCGCGCAAAGAGTCGCTGCCGATGGTACTTGAGGGCAAGCGCGTGTTTTCGGTAGCGGGCGCGCACGGCAAAAGCACGACCTCGGCGATGCTCTCTAGCCTCGTGGAGGGCTCGGTCATCATCGGCGCGATCAGTAAGCAGTTTGGCTCAAATATGAAATACGAGCCCTGCGACAACGTCATTTTCGAAGCCGACGAGAGCGATAGCAGCTTTCTTAACTCAAACCCGTATCTAGCCGTCGTGACCAATGCCGAGCCCGAGCATATGGAGCATTACGGCTATGATTTGGAGAAATTTCACGCGGCGTATCGAGGCTTTTTGGAGCGAGCCAAGGTGCGCGTGATAAACGCCGAGGACGAGTTTTTAGGTACGCTAAAGCTAGATGCCGTGCGCCTTTATCCAAGCGTCGATATCACCGAGCTTAGTATGATCGTACGCGATTTCGTGCCTTATACCGCGTTTAATCTAAAAAATTTAGGCAAATTTGAAGTGCTGGGCATGGGTGAGCATATCGCCGTAGATGCGTCGCTAGCGATCTTGGCCGCGCTAAATGAAACCTCTCTGGCGCAAATCAGGCAAAATTTGCTAAATTTTAAAGGTATCAAAAAGCGCTTCGATATCCTAACCGCGAGCCGCAAATTCGTACTCATCGACGACTACGCGCATCATCCGACCGAGATCAAGGCTACTTTGCAATCAGTCTTTGAATACGCCAAGCTGCTAGGCATCACCAAGATCACGTCGATATTTCAGCCGCACAGATTTACGCGCCTAAGCGCAAATTTGCAAGGCTTTAAAGAGTGCTTTGAGGGCATAGACGAGCTTGTTATCCTACCTGTTTATGCCGCTGGCGAGACGCCGATAGATATAAATTTAAAAGAGGAGTTTAAGCACTACAATCCCGTGATGACGCAAAAAGTCGCGCGCGAGGGCGAGGGGATTGCTTTTACGGACGAGTTTGGCGTGAAAAACTTGCTCGATGACGGCTTAGTGATCGGCTTTGGCGCTGGAGACATCACATATCAGCTAAGAGGCGACGCATGA